Proteins co-encoded in one Saccharomyces cerevisiae S288C chromosome II, complete sequence genomic window:
- the MBA1 gene encoding Mba1p (Membrane-associated mitoribosome receptor; involved along with Dpi29p in the cotranslational insertion of nascent polypeptide chains into the inner mitochondrial membrane; associates with nascent polypeptide chains; interacts with Mdm38p and may recruit mRNA-specific translational activators to the mitoribosome; null mutant displays decreased tolerance to mistranslation-induced proteotoxic stress; localizes to the inner mitochondrial membrane), whose translation MSVLRSTCLFFPPRSLLISFNKRRLFSTSRLILNKESETTKKKDKSKQQDFNPRHLGVAAEIFIPSAYKNLPNVFAHPLIVANALIRRLYTFGLNSVQVALFRFQSGIKPSFLLWKNKAIETYINVNTSFAHKNLSDIKGLVSLWVQEALEARSRQLPGNATLDWQLIKFNAVPKLVSVQPIMIPGMPLEHLQLVYKFDTKQRLIKVNQQTKKTETLDRDVVDYIAFLCDATTNDMILMGSLFESKPNDKLPKSYEDDAKVAIHRMKVNGDIYRLPPS comes from the coding sequence ATGAGTGTATTAAGATCTACATGCCTTTTCTTCCCTCCAAGATCCTTGTTGATATCATTTAACAAGCGGCGATTATTTTCAACTTCGAGgttaattttgaataaagaaagtgaaactacaaagaagaaagataaAAGTAAGCAGCAAGATTTTAATCCTCGGCACCTGGGTGTTGCTGCCGAAATATTTATCCCCTCGGCTTACAAGAACCTTCCAAATGTATTTGCTCATCCTCTCATTGTTGCAAATGCATTGATCAGAAGACTTTACACGTTTGGTTTGAACTCTGTTCAAGTCGCATTGTTTCGTTTTCAATCAGGCATTaaaccttcttttttactCTGGAAAAACAAAGCCATAGAGACGTATATCAATGTAAACACGTCATTTGCTCATAAAAATTTGTCGGACATCAAAGGGTTAGTTTCATTATGGGTTCAGGAAGCTCTCGAGGCTAGGTCCCGTCAACTTCCAGGTAATGCAACACTGGACTGGCAGTTGATAAAGTTTAATGCAGTTCCTAAACTAGTCTCAGTGCAACCAATCATGATTCCCGGAATGCCGTTAGAGCATTTACAGTTGGTTTACAAATTTGATACGAAGCAAAGACTAATTAAAGTCAATCAGCAAACTAAGAAGACTGAGACGTTAGACCGTGACGTTGTAGACTATATTGCCTTTTTGTGTGATGCTACAACTAATGATATGATTTTAATGGGATCTTTGTTTGAAAGTAAACCAAATGATAAATTACCGAAAAGCTACGAGGACGATGCTAAAGTTGCCATACACAGAATGAAAGTTAACGGTGATATATATCGTTTACCTCCAAGCTAA